The following are encoded together in the Weissella soli genome:
- the glmS gene encoding glutamine--fructose-6-phosphate transaminase (isomerizing), with product MFYCGIVGFTGVNQVLPQLLDGLQKLEYRGYDSAGVYLNNGDQDYLEKVTGGVDNLRAALAQDGQDFAGTAGIAHTRWATHGGVSVENAHPHLSADGRFYLVHNGVIENYKELTEEYLQGVELKSETDSEVAVQLISKFVSENHLSTFDALRMMISKLDQNSAYGFLLMDRQAPDLIYVAKNKSPMLVGLSEQGNVVTSDAVGILEVTHDFIELHDGDIAVVGKDKIDFFDKNAVQFTREPFHVDIDASEADKGTYPFYMLKEIDEQAIVIRHLLDRYLDENGVHIGGAILDEIKAADRLYIIAAGTSYHAGLAGARMFEQWAGIPTEVHISSEFAYEQPLLSAKPFFIFLTQSGETADSREVLQNINEQGYHSLTLTNVEKSTLWREATYALPLLAGPEIAVASTKAYVAQVALEAIIAYAVAGDRVDFNLHKDLSEIAVDIQAIVDDKATLEKAAADFLGDAKNAFYIGRGVDSSVSLEAALKLKEISYVQAEGFAAGELKHGTLALIEEGTPVFAIISQSKTAGLVRGNVSETTARGSKTYTIVTKSLAKADDDYILPDVNELLSPLLTVVPTQLLAYYASLQRGLNVDRPRNLAKSVTVQ from the coding sequence ATGTTTTATTGCGGAATTGTCGGATTTACAGGGGTGAACCAAGTTTTGCCACAATTGTTGGATGGATTACAAAAGCTTGAGTATCGTGGCTACGACTCAGCCGGCGTTTATTTGAACAACGGTGACCAAGATTATCTAGAAAAAGTTACTGGTGGTGTCGACAATTTGCGGGCTGCTTTGGCGCAAGATGGGCAAGACTTTGCCGGAACTGCCGGGATTGCGCACACGCGTTGGGCCACTCATGGTGGGGTTAGCGTTGAAAATGCTCACCCACATTTGTCAGCTGACGGCCGTTTCTACTTGGTACACAATGGTGTGATCGAAAACTATAAAGAATTAACGGAAGAATACTTGCAAGGGGTTGAGCTGAAGTCTGAGACTGACAGCGAAGTGGCTGTGCAATTGATCAGTAAGTTTGTTTCTGAAAACCACCTTTCAACTTTTGATGCTTTGCGGATGATGATCTCTAAGTTGGATCAAAATTCTGCTTACGGTTTCTTGTTGATGGACCGTCAAGCCCCTGACTTGATTTATGTGGCCAAGAATAAGTCACCAATGTTGGTTGGTTTGTCAGAACAAGGCAATGTCGTGACTTCTGATGCCGTTGGTATCTTGGAAGTGACCCACGATTTTATCGAATTGCATGATGGTGACATCGCTGTCGTTGGTAAAGATAAGATTGACTTCTTTGACAAGAATGCTGTGCAATTCACTCGTGAACCTTTCCATGTAGATATCGATGCTTCTGAAGCAGACAAGGGAACCTACCCATTCTACATGTTGAAGGAAATCGATGAGCAGGCGATTGTGATCCGGCATTTGTTGGATCGGTACCTCGATGAAAATGGGGTGCACATCGGTGGGGCCATCTTAGATGAAATCAAGGCTGCTGATCGTTTGTATATCATCGCAGCTGGTACATCATATCATGCTGGTTTGGCGGGTGCGCGGATGTTTGAGCAATGGGCTGGTATTCCAACTGAAGTGCACATTTCATCAGAATTTGCTTACGAGCAACCTTTGTTGTCAGCCAAGCCATTCTTTATCTTTTTGACGCAATCCGGTGAAACGGCTGACTCACGTGAAGTTTTGCAAAACATTAACGAGCAAGGTTATCACTCATTGACATTAACTAATGTTGAAAAGTCAACGTTATGGCGTGAAGCAACGTATGCTTTGCCATTGTTGGCCGGTCCAGAAATTGCTGTGGCTTCAACAAAGGCCTATGTCGCACAAGTGGCTTTGGAAGCGATTATCGCTTATGCCGTTGCTGGTGACCGGGTTGACTTTAACTTGCATAAAGATCTGTCAGAAATTGCCGTGGATATCCAGGCCATCGTTGATGATAAGGCAACCTTGGAAAAGGCAGCCGCTGACTTCTTAGGTGATGCTAAGAACGCGTTCTACATTGGGCGTGGGGTCGACTCATCAGTTTCTTTGGAGGCCGCTTTGAAGTTGAAAGAAATTTCATATGTACAGGCTGAAGGATTTGCTGCTGGTGAATTAAAGCACGGTACATTGGCTTTGATTGAAGAAGGTACGCCAGTATTTGCGATTATTTCCCAATCAAAGACGGCTGGTTTGGTTCGTGGTAATGTGTCAGAAACAACGGCCCGTGGTTCAAAGACCTATACCATTGTGACTAAGTCATTGGCTAAGGCTGATGATGATTACATCTTGCCAGATGTTAACGAATTATTGTCACCATTGTTGACAGTTGTGCCAACACAACTATTGGCCTACTACGCTTCATTGCAACGTGGTTTGAATGTAGATCGACCACGTAACTTGGCCAAGTCAGTGACAGTACAATAA
- a CDS encoding ammonium transporter yields the protein MDAASIGWVMISAALVWLMVPGLALFYGGFTNPKSMINTFAMVLIAIAVGAVVWFVVGYSLAFSGDGLIIGNLQHAFFNNVPMFKSTMGLKIPDGAFALFQGMFPMITMAIIAGGVVSRMNFKAFFVFLILWLLFVYVPLAHMVWGGGLIAQLGALDFAGGDVVHISSGVSALVLALMLGKRTHMEELQAHRPTAIVLGGGLLWFGWFGFNAGSALQANGQAVLAFVNTNIAAGAAMITWMLVDQLIEKKVKVSGLMSGGVAGLVAITPAAGYVNPGAAAIMGVVVSVLVYFGTTWVKSFFGYDDTLDAFGIHGIGGIVGGILTGVFATKANAGVKGGLEGNWSLVWNQTLGILITLVFVVVVTYVIAKLVNIFIPLRVEDEVEEKGLDSYQHGETVEAFHNEAIEAIWQKQFAERFR from the coding sequence ATGGACGCTGCAAGTATTGGATGGGTGATGATTTCCGCCGCATTAGTTTGGTTGATGGTTCCTGGATTGGCCTTGTTTTATGGTGGTTTTACAAATCCTAAGAGTATGATTAACACATTTGCAATGGTATTAATCGCCATCGCAGTTGGTGCTGTAGTCTGGTTTGTAGTGGGATACTCATTGGCATTTAGTGGTGATGGCCTGATTATTGGCAATTTGCAGCATGCATTTTTCAATAACGTGCCGATGTTCAAAAGCACGATGGGCTTAAAAATTCCTGATGGTGCGTTTGCTTTGTTCCAAGGGATGTTCCCAATGATCACTATGGCGATCATTGCGGGGGGCGTCGTGAGTCGGATGAATTTTAAGGCTTTCTTCGTGTTCTTGATTTTATGGCTATTATTCGTTTACGTACCATTAGCACATATGGTCTGGGGGGGTGGTTTGATTGCCCAATTGGGTGCCTTGGACTTTGCGGGTGGGGATGTCGTGCACATCTCATCTGGAGTTTCCGCCTTGGTATTGGCGCTGATGTTAGGCAAGCGGACACACATGGAGGAACTACAAGCACATCGCCCAACCGCGATCGTACTGGGTGGTGGGTTACTCTGGTTTGGTTGGTTTGGGTTTAACGCCGGCTCAGCCTTACAGGCAAATGGACAAGCCGTCTTGGCTTTTGTCAACACTAACATTGCGGCCGGCGCGGCAATGATTACTTGGATGTTAGTGGATCAATTAATTGAAAAGAAGGTCAAAGTTTCAGGTCTGATGTCTGGTGGTGTGGCTGGGTTGGTCGCCATCACACCAGCTGCCGGGTATGTTAATCCGGGGGCTGCAGCAATCATGGGGGTTGTGGTTTCAGTTTTGGTCTACTTCGGTACGACCTGGGTTAAGTCATTCTTCGGTTATGATGATACCTTGGATGCCTTTGGTATTCACGGGATTGGTGGCATCGTTGGTGGTATCTTAACCGGTGTCTTCGCTACAAAAGCTAATGCTGGTGTTAAGGGTGGCTTAGAAGGCAACTGGTCATTAGTCTGGAACCAAACCTTAGGTATCTTGATCACATTGGTTTTCGTGGTTGTTGTCACCTATGTCATTGCGAAATTGGTCAATATTTTCATCCCATTACGGGTCGAAGATGAGGTTGAAGAAAAGGGCTTGGATAGTTACCAACACGGTGAGACGGTGGAGGCTTTCCATAACGAGGCGATTGAAGCCATCTGGCAAAAGCAATTTGCTGAACGTTTCCGTTAA
- a CDS encoding N-acetylmuramoyl-L-alanine amidase: protein MKRLIQIMWQWVMHFWVPLAITVGMLSVAISFTIVLLVKQQSTVQIPNITIRTGAGIKYAEVGVLKRGEHLNILKRSHGWVQVRREDETTGWAPSWLLNRKTPVKYMGSLSEATVVLDPGHGGSDSGALSIDQKHFEKNYTLQLAQRVKTVLEKDYGTHVIMTRSTDHIVYLSKIPKIAEQKQADLFISFHFDSAPENNEASGYTAYYYNAGNGSKSLAQNINNVMKPAMPITNKGVEVGDFWVIHHNTVPAVLLENGYINSAKDFSYIRSAKYQKYIAKKVPMGLQNYLTQAAKSNQ, encoded by the coding sequence ATGAAACGCTTAATACAAATTATGTGGCAGTGGGTCATGCATTTTTGGGTGCCGCTAGCCATCACTGTTGGCATGCTAAGTGTTGCAATCAGTTTTACGATTGTCTTATTGGTTAAACAACAAAGTACCGTCCAAATTCCAAATATCACGATTCGAACGGGTGCTGGTATCAAATACGCTGAAGTTGGGGTATTAAAACGAGGCGAACACCTGAATATTTTAAAGCGGTCACATGGCTGGGTACAGGTCCGGCGGGAGGATGAAACAACCGGTTGGGCACCAAGTTGGTTGTTGAACCGTAAGACGCCAGTCAAGTATATGGGAAGCTTATCAGAGGCAACGGTTGTCCTGGACCCAGGGCACGGTGGTTCTGACTCAGGGGCGCTCTCGATTGATCAGAAACACTTTGAAAAAAACTATACCTTGCAATTAGCTCAGCGGGTCAAGACAGTTTTAGAGAAGGACTACGGGACACACGTGATCATGACCCGGTCGACAGATCACATTGTCTATTTATCGAAAATTCCTAAAATAGCTGAACAAAAGCAAGCGGATTTGTTTATCTCATTCCATTTTGATTCTGCACCCGAAAATAACGAAGCTAGTGGCTATACCGCCTACTATTACAATGCTGGCAATGGTTCGAAAAGCTTGGCGCAAAACATTAATAACGTCATGAAACCGGCGATGCCCATCACGAATAAAGGTGTCGAGGTCGGTGATTTTTGGGTGATCCATCATAATACCGTCCCTGCGGTCTTACTTGAAAATGGGTACATCAATAGTGCTAAAGATTTTAGCTATATCAGATCAGCTAAGTATCAGAAGTATATTGCCAAGAAGGTGCCGATGGGGCTTCAGAACTATCTCACGCAAGCGGCAAAAAGTAATCAATAA
- a CDS encoding nucleoside 2-deoxyribosyltransferase, which translates to MKHIYLAGPFFDDEQIDRLERLEAALEANPTVAGFFSPFRHQYDAYEFGSKEWGDVVFESDRSQLHDADVIVAMADFYGDDDVDPGTAWEIGYAGAQKKPVIILKEKPGHLNIMMSVPGHAFVTKAAEIANYDFDAMPVNEWEGKIF; encoded by the coding sequence ATGAAGCACATTTACTTGGCAGGGCCATTCTTTGATGACGAACAAATTGATCGTCTGGAACGTTTAGAAGCGGCCTTGGAAGCAAATCCAACGGTTGCCGGTTTTTTTAGCCCCTTCCGTCATCAATATGATGCATACGAATTCGGTTCAAAAGAATGGGGTGACGTGGTTTTTGAAAGTGACCGTTCCCAATTACATGATGCTGATGTGATCGTAGCGATGGCAGATTTCTATGGTGATGATGACGTCGATCCTGGGACTGCTTGGGAAATCGGCTATGCGGGTGCCCAAAAGAAGCCAGTCATTATCCTGAAGGAAAAGCCAGGTCACTTGAATATCATGATGTCAGTCCCTGGTCATGCGTTTGTGACAAAAGCTGCTGAGATCGCAAATTATGATTTTGATGCCATGCCTGTTAACGAATGGGAAGGCAAGATTTTCTAA